The Desulfovibrio piger DNA segment TGCCTGCCACCCCACCCCGCAGGGCACCTTGCCGTGCGGCAGGAGCGCCCTGCCCTAGCCGCCGATGGAGACCATCTTGCTGCTGGCCACAGCGCCCCCCTGCCGGGCCGCCAGCAGATCCGCGCCCACGGGCTTGCTCTTGCAGGCCTGGGCGATGACCCGGGCGATATGCTCATCCGTGACCTTGGGATGACGCAGCAGGGGCCGCAACGGATACTCCCTGTCGGCAAACAGACAGGTGCGCAGATGCCCGTCGCTGGTCATACGCAGGCGGTTGCAGGACAGACAGAAATGGTTGGTCAGCGGCGTGATGAAGCCCATGCGCCCCTTGCCGCCTTCCAGGGCGAACATGCGGGCCGGGCCGCGCTGGCCCTCGTTGGCATCGCCCAGCGGCACCAGGCGGACGTGCTGCTCCACGGCGGCGCGGATGTCGCTGGCGGGCCAGAAATTCTCGGGGCTCCACAGGGTATCGCTGCCCATGGGCATGAATTCGATGAAGCGCACGTCCACGGGCAGGGTCATGGCCGCATGGACGAAGTCGGCCAGCTGGCCGTCATTGATGCCGCGCAGGCCCACGGCATTGATCTTGACCCGGATGCCCGCGGCCAGCATGGCGTCCAGGGCCCGCAGCACTTCGGGCAGCATGTCGCGCCCGGTCACACGGGCAAAGGTCTCGCGGTCGAAGCTGTCCAGCGACAGGTTCACGGCGCTGATGCGGATACGCTGCAGCAGGGGGATGTGCTCCTCCAGCAGCGTGCCGTTGGTGGTGATGCGGATGTCCAGATCGTCGAAGCGCTGCCGCAACCGCAGGAGGAAATCGTCACAGCCCTTGCGCGCAAAGGGTTCCCCGCCGGTCAGACGCACCTTTCCCACGCCCATGCCGCGCACGATCTGCACCAGACGGATCATCTCCTCATAGCGCAGCACCTTTTCGTGCGGGATGCACTGGTGCCGGGCATTGCTGTGACAATACAGACAGCGCAGGTTGCAGCGGTCCGTCAGTGACAGGCGCAGGTAACGTACCGTGCGGCCGTGGTCGTCGTGCAGGGCATGGATGCTCATCGTCCCTCCGGGGCCTCCTGTTGCCAAGAAGCAAAAATGGTTTTACACATGCAGCCATGAAGACACTCTTACGCAATCAGCGTGTCCGGCGTCTGCCGGCCGTCATCGCCCTGTGTGCCTCTCTGGCCCTGCCGCTGCCCGCGCTGGCCTGGGACGGCTTTGATGCGGATTCCGCCGACCTGGTGGAGATCATCCCCGATGCCCTGCCCAACAAGGGCGACACCGTGGACGTGCGCAACTACAGCAATGACGAGACGACCACCTGCCTGGTGGTCTCCGTCACCCGCAACAGCCGCACCGTGGAGATCGTGGTCCGCACGCCCGACGGCGAAGCGCACACCCTCGTGATGGAAGGCCGCTAGCCGTCGCGGACGGACGCGCCGGAACCCTGGGGCCCCGGCGCGACCGGGTCATGCCTATTCGTCGGCGCCCTGCTCGTAGCCGGGCAGCACCACACTGGCAGCCTCGCTTTTGCCCTGTCCCTTGGGGCAGTTGGACTGCAGATGGCAGATCTCGCAGCCGCCCTTGAAGGGATAATGGGTCACCAGAGCAAAACGGCGGTTCAGGGTGGGGGCATCTTCACGATATTCCAGGCCCAGGCCGGACAGGGCCTCACGCAGGGCCTCGGTGGGACGCGGTGCGGGCGCACAGCCGGCATCTTCCACCTGGGGCAGCACTTCCTGCACGGCGGCCATGCACATGTACTGGGCCAGGTTGTTGTCCTGCCAGCCGTCCGAAGGGGATTTTTCCCAGGCGGCGTCCACCTGCTGCTCCACGCTCTCGGGCAGCCAGACGGCCAGATAGGAGATCTTGGCTGTCTTGATCTCGCAGACCTTGAGTTGCGGCATCCACTCTTCCCACAACTTGCACAGCCGTTCCAGCGTCGCGCCGCCCAGGCGCGATTCCTGGCTCAGGGTCATGAAGCCTTCCATATCGAAATAGGGACGGATCTCGTGTTCCGTAACGGTAATCTCGCTCACAGTCTCTCCTTGCGGGCATCAGGATGAGCCCTTCTTTACCGTGCTATTGTAACCAAGGACAGGCGACCGTCAAGCCTGCACATCCTTTCACATGCGCCGGGCCCGCCGGGCTTTACTATTGCGGCCGTCTTCTTTACCATCCCCCATATTTTTTCAAGGAGCCTGCATGAGCAACCAACCCGAGCTTCCCAAGAAGATCCGCTACAAGTACGTTATGGACGACAGCGTGCGCATGAGCACCGCCCACGGCGTCTGGGGCGGCATCAATCCCCAGGGAGAGATCGAACTCAATTTCTATGAGGAAAGCGACTCCCTGCCCCAGTGGTCCGAATGCCTGGTGGCCCCGGACGGTTCGCTGGGCCCCGAGATGATGGACGAGGAGAACCTGGAAGTGCGCGAGGTGGTGCGCCGCATCAACACCCGCGTGCTGCTCAACTACAACACGGCCCGCGCCGTGCTGGAATGGCTGGAAGACCGCGTCGCCGCCCTGGAGATGGACGAAAGCGGCATGGCCGTCTACCCCCGCAACATCACCGGCCCCGAACAGTAGAAGACATGATCGACAACAGCTTCCACATCATCACCTTCGGCTGCCAGATGAACGTGCACGACTCGCAGTGGCTGGCCCGCGCCCTCGAAGCGCGCGGCTTTTGCGAGGCGCCCCTGGAAGAGGCCCGCGTGGTGGTGGTCAACACCTGTTCCGTGCGCGAAAAGCCCGAACAGAAAGTCATGAGCACCCTGGGCCGCATCCGCCAGGTCACCGGCAACTCGCCGCGTGTGCTGGTGGCCGTCACCGGCTGCGTGGCCCAGCAGCTGGGCGAAAAACTCTTCAGCCGCCAGGTGCGTCTGGTGGCGGGCAGCGACGGCATCAGCGGCGCGCCCCAGGCCATCGAACGCCTGCTGGACGAGCCCGCCCTGCGTCTTTCCCTGCTGGACTTCACCAGCCATTACGTGGAGCGCGAACCCGGCGCCGATACGCCGTCCGCGCCCGTGGGCTTCGTGAACATCATGCAGGGCTGCGACAATTTCTGCGCCTACTGCATCGTGCCCTATACCCGCGGCCGCCAGAAGTCCCGTCTGACCCCGGCCATCCTCGACGAATGCCGCCACCTGCTGGACCGCGGCGCGCGCGAGATCACCCTGCTGGGGCAGAACGTCAACGCCTTCGGCCGCGATACGCACGGCGACGGCGTCAGCTTTGCCGCCCTGCTGGAAAAAGTGGCCGCCCTGCCCGGCCTGAAGCGCCTGCGCTACGTGACGCCCCATCCCAAGGACATGGGCCCCGAAGACGTGGCGGCCTTCGCGAACATCCCGCAGCTCTGCCCGCGCCTGCACCTGCCCCTCCAGGCCGGTTCCGACGCCGTGCTCAAGCGCATGGGCCGCAAGTACGACAGCGCCCGCTATCTGGAGCTGGTGGCCAGCCTGCGTGACGCCCGCCCGGACATCGCCCTGTCCACGGACCTCATCGTGGGCTTCCCCGGCGAGACCGAGGAAGATTTCGCCGCCACGCTGGAGCTGATGCGCGCCAGTGACTTCATGTCCAGCTTCTCCTTCTGCTATTCGGACCGTCCCGGCACCCGGGCCAGCCGTTTCCTGGACAAGATCGCCCCCGACGTGCAGCAGAATCGTCTGCTGCGCCTGCAGGCCCTGCAGGAGGAGCTTTCCCAGCGCTGGCTCGACGCCCGCGTGGGCCAGGAGTGCGAAGTGCTGCTGGAGAACGCCAGCCGCCGCGAGGCCACCGACGACGACAGCCTGCAAAGCTGGCAGGGCCGCGACATCTACGGCGCCCTGGTGCATGTGCCCCTGCCCGCCGGCGACCATACCGGCCGCCTGGTCAACGCCCGCATCGTGGAAGCCAAGAAGCACAGCCTGGTGGCCGAAGCCACGGGACAGCCATGGTAGAGATGCACATGGAGGGCCTGAGCCTCGACCCGCAGACACGAAAACCCATCGTCATCCTGCGGCAGAACGACGGCAAGGGCCTGCTCCCGCTCTGGATCGGCGCCATGGAGGCCATGACCATCTCGCTGGTGCTCAACGGCGAGGAGCTGCCCCGCCCCCTGGCCCACGACCTGCTGCTCATGGTGGCCAAGGCCCTCAACGGCACGCTCACCGGCGTGGACATCGTGGACTACAGGGACGACATCTACTACGCCGTGCTCCTGCTGCGCGGCCCCTCGGGCCTCATCAGCGTGGACTGCCGCCCCTCGGACGGCATCGCCCTGGCCCTGCGCGCCTCGGTGCCCATCCGCGTCAAGAGCGAAGTCTTTGAAAAGGCCGCCCGCGAACAGGAGCCTGGCAGCATCCATCCCGCCACCCGGCACCAGGCCGGTTCCGATGCCGCCACCGACATGGCCCGCACCGCCGACGCCCGCAAGGAGGCCGACACCCTGGCCGCCCTGCTGGCCAAAGGCGCCGTGCCCGAAGATCTGGGCGAGGCCGCCGGGCCGGAACGGCTGCGCGACCTTTTGCGGGCCCTGGAGCCCGTATCGCGGAACAAGATGTAGAAAGCATCGTTCCGGGAGGTCTCTGTTGCAATACATTCAGGGATCTCAACGAATCAAGATGACAACCGGTCATCATCCACTGGAATGCAAAACAGCCCGAAACCTTCCGGTTTCGGGCTGTTTTCTCAGACAGATCCAGTGATGCCTGTGCTCCCTGTCATCAGGCCTGCTGCAACTTGGCGTGGGCCATGGACATGAAGAGCTTGATGCGGTTGAGCTGGTTGGCCTCGCTGCTGCCTGGGTCATAGTCCACGGCCATGAGGTTGGCCGCAGGACGCAGGCGCTTGAGTTCCTTCATGACGCCCTTGCCGGTGATATGGTTGGGCAGGCAGCCGAAGGGTTGCAGGCAGAGCACGTTGGTGGCGCCGTTGTCGATGAGCTCCAGCATCTCGGCGGTCAGCAGCCAGCCTTCACCGGCCTGGTTGCCGCGCGAGATGATGCCCTTGACGCTGTGCGACAAATGCCGGATGCGGGACACGGGCATGAAGATGCTGCCCTCCAGGGCCTTGCGCATGGAGGCGCGCAGCATCTCCACCCGCATGATGAACAGCCAGCTGCCCAGCGCGGGCAGGATGCGTCCGCCCAGCCGCTTCCAGCGGTACATGGGATCCATGAAGCAGTAGAGGAAGAAGTCCATGATGTCGGTGAGCACGGGCTCGCCGCCTTCGTCCATGATGTGCCGGGCCACATGGTTGTTGGCATCGGGGTGGTACTTGAGCAGGATCTCGCCCACGATGCCCACCTTGGGCCGGACCACGCCGTCACGCGGGATCTTCGTGAAGTCTTCCACGATACGGCGCATGTCCTTGCGGAAGGCACGGGTATCGCCCTTGCCCGCCACTTCGCGGGCGCGCTGCGTCCAGCGTTCCAGCAGGGCGTCGGTATCGCCCTTGTGCAGCTCGTTGGCCCGGCAGGACATGGAGACACGCTGCAGCATGTCGCCGTACAGGCAACTCAGGATCATGCGGTGCAGCATGCTGCCCGACATCTTGAAGCCCGGCTGCTTGTTGAGGGAACCGCTGCTCAGGGTCAGGATGGGCACCTGCGGGAAGCCCGCTTCCTGCAGGGCCTTGCGCAGAAGGGCCGGATAATTGCTGGCGCGGCAGGGGCCGCAGGTCTGGGCCAGCATCAGGGCCGTGCGCTGCGGGTCGCACCGGCCGTTGAACAGGGCGTCCAGCATCTGGCCGATGACCACGATGGCCGGGTAGCAGGCGTCGTTATGGACGTAGTTCAGGCCCAGCTCGATGGCCCGGCGGCTGACCACGGGCAGCACCTGCAAGCGGTAGCCCGCGCTGTTGACCGCCGCCTCCATGATGGAGAAATGCAGCGGCGCCATCTGCGGGGCCACGATGGTGTGGGTCTCGCGCATGTCTTCGGTGAAGTACGGGCTTTCCGGGCGCGGGGACTGCCGGAACTCCGGCGCCCTGCTCTCGCGGCGTTCCCGCACCGCGGCCAGCAGCGAACGGATGCGGATGCGGGCCGCCCCCAGCGACGCGCCTTCGTCGATCTTGATGAGCGTATGCAGGCGACCGTGATGGGTCAGCAGTTCCGCCACCTGGTCGCTGGTCACGGCATCGAGGCCGCAGCCGAAGGACGTGAGCTGCACCAGCTCCAGCAGGGGACGCTCGCAGACCAGGGCCGCGGCCCGGTACAGGCGGGAGTGGTAGCTCCACTGGTCCACCACGCGCAAAGGATCGCGCAGCACGCCCAGATGGGCCACGCTGTCCTCGCTGAGCACGGCCGCGCCCAGCGACGCGATATAGTCCGGCAGGCCGTGATGCACGGCAGGGTCCGCATGGTAGGGACGGCCGCACAGCACGATGCCCAGCCCCCGCTCACGTTCCACCTGGGCCAGGATGCGTTCGCCCTCGGCCCGCAGTTCGGCACGATAGGCCTCCTGCTCGGCACGGGCCGCATGGGCCGCCTCCCACAATTCCAGCTTGGGCAGGCCCAGCACTTCGTGCAGGCGGTCCACCAGGGTGTCCAGATGCTCCAGCGAGACGAAGGGCGTGTACAGATGCGCGCCCAGCTCCCGCACCTCGTCGGTGTTCAGGCGGATGACCTCGGGATAGCCGGAGACCACGGGGCAGTTGTAGCCCCGCACCGAGGTATCCTGCCCTTCACGCGGCAGACAGGGGAAGAAGATCTCCCGCACGCCCTGGCGCAGCAGGGCCGTCACATGGCCGTGGGCCAGCTTGGCGGGATAGCAGACCGTCTGGGACGGCATGGACGAAAGCCCCAGATCGTACAGCTCCTTGCCCGATGCCGGGGAAAGCTCCACCCTGTAGCCCAGGCGGGTGAAAAAGGTGAACCAGAAGGGATAGTGCTCGTAGATGTTGAGCACACGGGGGATGCCCATGCGGCCGCGGGGGGCCCGCTCCGGCTCCAGCGGCTGGTAGCGGAACAGGCGCCGGGCCTTCCAGGCGTAGATGTTGGGCATGACCGGGACATCGTCCTGCGAATGCCCCATGCCGCCGCGCTCGCAGCGGTTGCCGGACACGAAGCGGTGCCCGTTGGAGAAACGATGCACCTTGAGCAGGCAATGGTTGCCGCAGCCACGGCAGCGCACGGACTTGGTCGTGATCTCCAGCGAGCGCAGCCCGGCGGAACTCAGGGGCGTGCGCTCCTCCTGTCCGGCACAGCGGCGCAGGGCCAGCAGGGCCGCGCCGTACGCGCCCATGAGCCCGGCGATGTCGGGACGGCTGACCTCGCGTTGCAGCAGGTTTTCCATGACGCGCAGCAGGGCGTCGTTCATGAAGGAACCGCCCTGCACCAGCACGCGTTCGCCCAGCTCGTCGGGCGTGCGCAGGCGCAGCACCTTGTACAGGGCATTGCGGATGACGGCATAACAGAGCCCGGCCGCGATGTCGCCGATGGAGGCGCCTTCCTTCTGGGCCTGTTTGACCTTGGAGTTCATGAACACCGTGCAGCGCGAGCCCAGATCCACGGGATGGCGGGCAAAGAGCGCGGCCTGCACGAATTCTTCCATGCTCAGGTTCAGGCTTTGGGCAAAGGTCTCCAGAAAGGCCCCGCAACCGGCGGAACAGGCTTCATTGAGGGTCACGCCCGCGATGCAGCCCTGCCGGACCTTGAGGCACTTCATGTCCTGGCCGCCGATGTCGATGACATAGGTGGCGTCCGGCACCAGACGGCAGGCCGCCTTGAGGTGGGCCACGGTCTCCACTTCGGAGATGACGGAGCCCAGGGCAGCCCGGGCGTAGTCGGCGCCGTAGCCCGTGGCCGCACTGGCCTGTATCCAGGCACCGGCAGGCAGACGGTCCACCAGATCGGCCGCATAGGGCAGCAGCCCGGCCAGCGGATCGCCCTGGTTGCGCTGGTACCAGGTGTCCAGCACGGCACCGTTGATGTCCACCAGCACGGCCTTGACCGTGGTGGAGCCCAGGTCAACGCCCAGATAGAGCGGGCCCGAGGCCTCGGCCAGCCGGCCGCGCGGCGCGGCGTCCTGACGGTGACGGTCGAGGAAATCGTGGTATTCGGCTTCGGAATCGAACAGGGGCGGCAGGCTGGCGCTGGTTTCGCCCTCAAACGTACGGGTGCGGGCGCGTTCGGCCAGTTCGGCCACGCTCACGGGCGCGGAAGCCACGGGCCGCCCCATGCCGGGGATGTCCACCAGGCTCAGGGCCGTACCGCGCGCCACCACGTACTGGGCGTCCGGCACATCCACCACGTCTTCGGGAGCCATGTGCAGGGTCTCCACAAAGCGGGCCTTGAGCTGGGGCAGGAAATGCAGGGGCCCGCCCAAAAAGGCGACCTTGCCGCGGATGGGGTGGCCGCAGGCCAGGCCGCCGATGGTCTGTTCCACCACGGCCTGGAAGATGGAGGCCGCCAGATCCTCGCGGGGCGCGCCTTCGTTGAGCAGGGGCACCACGTCGGTCTTGGCGAAGACGCCGCAGCGGGACGCGATGGGATAGATGGTGGTGTGGCGCGCGGCCAGGGCATCGAGACCGGCCGCATCGGTATCCAGCAGGCTGGCCATCTGGTCGATGAAGGCCCCGGTACCGCCGGCACAGGCCTCGTTCATGCGCAGGTTGTCCGAACCGTCGGAAAAATAAAGGATCTTGGCGTCCTCGCCCCCCAGTTCCACAGCCACGTCGGTCTGCGGCGCCAGGACGGCGATGGCCCGCGACGTGGCCAGCACCTCCTGCACGAAGGGCAGCTCCAGGGCCTGCGCCAGCTGCAGGGCCGCGGAACCCGTCATGGCCGGGCGCACCACCAGACCGGGCCGCCGCTCGGCCAGGTCTTCCAGCAACGTGCGCAAGGTCGCGCGCACCGCCGCGCCATGACGTTCATAACGGGCTTCCAGCAGCGTGCCCCGCGCATCCACCAGGGCCAGCTTGACCGTGGTGGAGCCTGCATCGAGCCCGAGATACAAAGCTTCTTCCATTACCTGATTCCCCCGCTTCTGCCGGATAAATCTCGTCTATCGTCTTTCGTCGGATCCGGTCCCGCACCCGGCCCCTGCCGAACGGGCGCGCCACTTGGCCGCGGCATCGTCCAGCCCGGCAAAGATGAAGTCCTTGACCATCTGGTCAAGGGACGCGCTTTTTTCTGCCAGGTTCGGGAACAGACTGTTGGCAAAGGCCGGATCCAGCATGATGAGCATCATGCAGGTCCCCATGGAACTGGCGATGCAGCAGTCCAGCTGGGAGGCCTCCTGCGGGATGCCGGTGATCTCGCTCAGCAGGCCGCGCAACAACCGGGCTTTGGGATGCACCTTTTCCTGCAGGAAAGGATCCACAAAGCCCGCCGGCGAAAAAAACTCCCGTGCCAGCACCCGCACATGCCAGCTGCGCGGCCCGTGCAGATGGGCCAGCAGCTCGTCCAGCGTACGCGACAGCTTTTCGCGCGCCGTGCCCTCCGCCAGGATCTGGCGCAGGCGCTCCAGCGTGAAGAGACGGTCATGGGCCTCGGCCAGCACGGCCGCATACAGCCCTTCGCGGCTGCCGAAATGATAATTGACCGCCGCCATGTTCACATGGGCCCGTTCGCAGACCTGCTTGCTGGTCATGTTGGCATAGCCGCACTCGGCCGCCAGCTGCCCTGCCGATTCCAGGATCCGGGCCCGGGTCAGATCCCCGTCACCGCGCTTGCCGCGCTCGTGCCCCCCGTGGGAAATACTGCCCATTACCGCCTCATAGTGCTAAAGTTCCATTATCCAATCAAGAATATTTCCTGCCATGTTCAAAAAACGTTAACGAATTAAAATTCAAATTTCAATTATTTTTCTTGCCGCCGGGATCAGCATCGCGGCGTGGCAAACGGATAAAAAGAAGGCCCCACGGCATGGTGCCGCAGGGCCTTTCAGAGCGTCAGCGCTGGATGCGCCGCCGTACGGCTTCGGCATCCAGACCGTGCAGATGGTGCACGCGTATCAGGTAACACAGGGCCACGAAGCCCAGGGCCACGATATAGGAGATCCAGAAGCCCGCAGGCCCCATGGCCGGGACGAGCCAGTCCGTACGGGCCAGCGTGAAGCCCAGGGGCAGGCCGATGATCCAGTAGGAGGTGAAGCAGACCAGCGAGATGATGCGGGTATCGTTGTAGGCACGCAGGATGCCGATACTGATGGTCTGCAGGGCGTCCACCAGCTGGTAACAGGAACCGAGCAGCAGCAGGCTCATGGCCAGGGCCGTCACGGCGGGATCGTCGTTATAGATGTGCACGATCTGCTCGCGGAACAGGGCCGTGCAGGCCGCGATGATCAGCGAGGAGACCGCGCCCATGCACAGGGCCGTGCGGGCCGAAAGACGGGCCCGGCCCAGACGCCCGGCCCCCACGCTCTGCCCCACCCGGATGGCCGCCGTGATGTTCAGCGACAGGGGCAGCATGAAGACCATCCCGGCAAAGTTCATGGCGATCTGGTGCCCGGCCACGATGACCTTGCCCAGCGGTGCCAGCAGCAGTGCGGAAAGTGCGAACAGCGAGACCTCGAAGAACACGGCCAGCGCACCGGGCAGGCCGATGCGCAGGATGCGCCAGATCAGGGGAAAGTCGAAACGGCACGGCACCGGCTCGGGCGTATAGGGAGCGGCCAGGGGACTGGCGTCATCACGGGCGCGGGCCTCGCAGCCGCAGGCAGGGGCCGTGCGCGGCAGCAGCAGGGGCAGGAACAGGGGATGCAGATCCCGGTACTGGGCATCCCGGCGCACGTAGTAGATCATGCAGGCGGCCATGAACCAGTAACACAGGGCGGTGGCCACGCCGCAGCCCACGGCCCCCAGCTGGGGCAGGCCCAGCTTGCCGTAGATGAGCACATAGTTGCAGGGCACGTTGAGCGCCAGCCCCAGGATGCCGATGATCATGGCCGGGCGCGTGCGGGCATAGCCTTCCAGAAAGCTGCGCACATTGACGAACAGCATGAAGCCCGGCAGGCCCCAGAGCATGGCGCGCAAGTAGCCGCCGCCCAGGCGGGAAAGCTCCTCATCCAGCCCGAAGGACTGCAAATGCCAGGAGATGACGTAAAAGGCGGTCATCAGGATGGCGCTGATGACCAGCGTGAGCCAGATGCCCTGCCGCAGCAGGTGCGGGGTGCGCGAACGCTGCCCGCCGCCCACCAGATGGGCGCTCATGGCCGGCAGGGAAAGCAGGCAGCCGATGCCCAGCAGGGAAAGAGGGTTCCAGATGGAACCGGCCACCGCCACGGCAGCCATGTCCGCCGTGCTGGCCTGACCGGTCATGGCCGTGTCTACGAAGTTCATGCCCATCTGTGACATCTGGGCCACAAATACAGGGAGGCCCAGAGCAACAAAGCGCCGGGCCTCGGACAACGAAAAGAACTGGTTCTGCATGGTCTCCCATCCGCAGCCGGAAATATCCGGTTACAAGACAAGCCCTTATGCCGGGCCGGAGGCAGGCGGGGCATCCTGCCGGCACAGCCGTGGCAGGGTACGGTCCGCGCCCCTCCTATACCTGCTCCCCCCTTGAATGACAAGCCCGCGCCATACCGGGAAATACCTTCCCGAAAAGCCGACCGCTTTTTCTTTGCCGGCACGGCCCGCAATACTCCTGCCCTGCCGTGGCGGCATATGTTCCGTCATGGCAGACGTCCGTGAAGATGGGCCTTCAGCCACGCAAAAAAGGGGAGGCCTTGCCATGCCTCCCCTTCCCCGCGTGCCTATCCGGCTAAAATCCATCGCTCCCGCTCAGCGGCGGATGCGCTGGAGCACGGCCTCCGCATCCAGCCGGTGCAAGCGGCCCATGCGCAAACGGTACAGGCTGAAGCTCACCCACAGGGCCAGGCCGTAACCTATCCAGAAGCCGGTGGCGCCCATGGCGGGCACCAGCCAGTCCGTCCGGGCCAGGGTCCAGCCCGTGCCCAGCCCCACGATCCAGTAGGAGAACAGGCAGACGCCCAGGATGTAGCGGGTATCGTTGTAGGCGCGCAGCACACCGATACTCACCGTCTGCAACGATTCCGGGATCTGGTTGACGGCGGCGAAGACCAGCAGGCCCACGGCCAGCCCCAGCACGGCGGGGTCCGAGTTGTAGATCTGGGCGATCTGCGGCCGCAGGCACAGGGTGGTCGTCATGGTCAGCAGGGCCAGGCCCAGCCCCAGGCACAGGGCCGTGCGGGCCGAAAGGCGGGCCCGTTCCAGACGCCCGGCCCCCAGGTTCTGCCCCACCCGGATGGCCACGGTGATGTTCAGCGACAGGGGCAGCATGTAGACGATGCTGGAAAAGTTCATGGCGATCTGGTGCCCGGCCACCACCACCTTGCCCAGCGGTGCCAGCAGCAGTGCCGTGACCGCGAAGAGCGAGGCCTCGAAACAGGCGGCCAGCGCACCGGGCAAACCAATGCGGAAGATGCGCCAGACCAGCGGCCAGTCCACCCGCCGGGCCTCGCCGCCCTCCCCTGCCGTACGCGGCAGCAGCAGGGGCAGGAACAGCGGCCCCAGCTTGCGGCAGCGTGCCTCGCGCCGGGCATACAGGGCCAGAGTCAGACCCATGAACCAGTAGCACAGGGCGGTGGCCACACCGCAGCCCACGGCCCCCAGCTGGGGCAGGCCCAGCTTGCCGTAGATGAGCACATAGTTGCAGGGCACGTTGAGCGCCAGCCCCAGCAGGCCCACGAGCATGGCCGGCCTCGTGCGGGCATAGCCTTCCAGAAAGCCGCGCACGTTCACGAACAGCATCATGCCCGGCAGGCCGAAGAGCATGGCCCGCAGATACCCGGCCGCCAGCGGCGCCAGCTCGGCATCCAGACCGAACAGCTCCAGATGGAGGGAAAGGAAGGCGAACACGCCCATCAGCACCAGCGACAGCAGGGTCGAAAGCCAAAGGCCCTGCCGCAGCAGATGCGGGGTGCGCTGCTGCTCGCCGCCGCCCACCAGATGGGCCATCATGGCGGGCAGGGACAAAAGGCAGCCCATGCCCAGCAGGGAAACCGGCACCCAGATGGAGCCCGAGACGGCCACGGCGGCCATGTCCGCCGTACTGGCCTGGCCGGTCATGGCCGTGTCCACGAAATTCATGCCCATCTGGGCGATCTGCGTCACCAGCACGGGCAGGCCCAGCGCCAGGAAGCGGCGGGCCTCATTGAGGGAAAAGAATCTGTTCTTGGTCATCATGTTCTGTGATGGAGGCAAAAACAGGGCCGCTCCCTGCGGAACGGCCCTGAAAAGGCCCCGGCGGCATGACCGCACGAGGCCCCCGGATACGTACGAACAGGCCTGATGCGGCCTGCTTTACAGGAAGAGCCCCGCCCCGGGCAGGCGCAGGCCCTGCATCTTCGCCGCAGTCTCCACCAGACGGGCGATGGCCTGACGGCCCGTCTCGCCCAGGTCACGGCTGTACTCGGTGACGAAGGTCTTGATGTGGGCCGAGGTCACGCTCTCGGCCAGCTCCTGCGCGTGTTCGCGGATGAATTCCGCCGAGGCGCGCGGGTTGGCATTGGCATAGTCCACGCTGGCCGTGATGGCCGCTTCGATGGCGCGGGCCAGCTCCACGGGCACGTCGCGGCGCACGGCGATGGCGCCCAGCGGCAGGGGCGCATGATAGGTGGCTTCCCACCACTGCCCCAGGTCCAGCAGCTTCACCAGGCCGCGGTCGGCATAGGTGAAACGGCCTTCATGGATGATG contains these protein-coding regions:
- the moaA gene encoding GTP 3',8-cyclase MoaA → MSIHALHDDHGRTVRYLRLSLTDRCNLRCLYCHSNARHQCIPHEKVLRYEEMIRLVQIVRGMGVGKVRLTGGEPFARKGCDDFLLRLRQRFDDLDIRITTNGTLLEEHIPLLQRIRISAVNLSLDSFDRETFARVTGRDMLPEVLRALDAMLAAGIRVKINAVGLRGINDGQLADFVHAAMTLPVDVRFIEFMPMGSDTLWSPENFWPASDIRAAVEQHVRLVPLGDANEGQRGPARMFALEGGKGRMGFITPLTNHFCLSCNRLRMTSDGHLRTCLFADREYPLRPLLRHPKVTDEHIARVIAQACKSKPVGADLLAARQGGAVASSKMVSIGG
- a CDS encoding DUF5334 domain-containing protein yields the protein MKTLLRNQRVRRLPAVIALCASLALPLPALAWDGFDADSADLVEIIPDALPNKGDTVDVRNYSNDETTTCLVVSVTRNSRTVEIVVRTPDGEAHTLVMEGR
- the miaB gene encoding tRNA (N6-isopentenyl adenosine(37)-C2)-methylthiotransferase MiaB — its product is MIDNSFHIITFGCQMNVHDSQWLARALEARGFCEAPLEEARVVVVNTCSVREKPEQKVMSTLGRIRQVTGNSPRVLVAVTGCVAQQLGEKLFSRQVRLVAGSDGISGAPQAIERLLDEPALRLSLLDFTSHYVEREPGADTPSAPVGFVNIMQGCDNFCAYCIVPYTRGRQKSRLTPAILDECRHLLDRGAREITLLGQNVNAFGRDTHGDGVSFAALLEKVAALPGLKRLRYVTPHPKDMGPEDVAAFANIPQLCPRLHLPLQAGSDAVLKRMGRKYDSARYLELVASLRDARPDIALSTDLIVGFPGETEEDFAATLELMRASDFMSSFSFCYSDRPGTRASRFLDKIAPDVQQNRLLRLQALQEELSQRWLDARVGQECEVLLENASRREATDDDSLQSWQGRDIYGALVHVPLPAGDHTGRLVNARIVEAKKHSLVAEATGQPW
- a CDS encoding bifunctional nuclease family protein; its protein translation is MVEMHMEGLSLDPQTRKPIVILRQNDGKGLLPLWIGAMEAMTISLVLNGEELPRPLAHDLLLMVAKALNGTLTGVDIVDYRDDIYYAVLLLRGPSGLISVDCRPSDGIALALRASVPIRVKSEVFEKAAREQEPGSIHPATRHQAGSDAATDMARTADARKEADTLAALLAKGAVPEDLGEAAGPERLRDLLRALEPVSRNKM